AGGGAGACTTATGTGCCAGACTGTCGAATACACCCTTCTCGGTATAGACTACTATGTCGAACTGGTTGTCCTTGGGCAGGAAGCGTTCGTCGGCGAAATCCTTGGAGACCTGGTCCCTGAGGTCCTCCCCGTTGCAGTACATGACGGACAGGAGGTCGCAGTCCACGATCTCGTGTTTGGGTCCGGCGCTGTAGACGTCGTACAGCCCGGGATAGAACTTTCTTGTGTAGTACTCCGCCAGCTGCGAGGACAGGTCGTTCAGGCTGTCCACGAAGAGGACGCTGCATTTCTTCTCTGCTTTCTTTAGGAGGGCCATGATGGAGCGACGATGCCGAACAACACCATTAAATTATCGTACGTCCCATTGAAGTGACGCTGCGATGATGATCGTTTCATTGAGCTGATCATTGATGATTGACGGGCGAGCTGAGCAGTATTTATTGACCATTCAAATATGCGAAAGGATATGGCTTCGCCATGGAACCGGTTTTGCAGGTAGCCCTCGACATGATGCAGCTCAAAAGGAGCGTCGGCATCGCGAAGGAAGCGGTCGAGGGCGGAGCCGATTGGATCGAGGTCGGCACCCCCCTCATCAAGAGCGAGGGTACCGAGGCCGTCCGCACTATGAAGAGGACATTCCCCGGCCGCAGGATCGTGGCCGACACCAAGACCATGGACACGGGGGCGTTCGAAGTGGAGATCATGGCGAAGGCGGGGGCGGACATCGTCACCGTCCTCGGACTTGCGGAAGACTCCACGATATCGGAGGCCGTAGAATCAGGAAGGAAATACGGTACCGAGATAATGGTCGACATGATCAATGTGCCAGATAAGGTGAGGAGGGCGAAAGAGGTCGAGAAACTCGGCGTCGCATACATCTGTCTCCACATGGGTATCGATACCCAGATGAGAGGAGAGGAGGCCCCTGTCGACATCCTCCGCGAGATCGTCGGAGCGGTATCCGTCCCTGTGGCCGTCGCCGGAGGCATCACTGCGGACACCGTTCCGGAATACATAAACGCAGGTGCCTACGACATCATAGTCGGGGGAGGGATAACCAAGACCGACGACATCAGAGGTGCGGCCGCCAATATGAAGAAGGCCATGAAAGGTCTTGCGATCGACAGCGTGGTGGCCAAGAAGTACACGGAGGACGACCTCTTCGAAGCGTTCTCCAAGGTATCCACCTGCAACATATCCGATGCATACCACAAGAAAGGCGTGATATTCGGACTGCACCCGTACATACAGCGCAACGCCAAGATGGTCGGCAGGGCCCTGACCGTCCAGACCGCCAACGGCGACTGGGCGAAGCCCGTGGAGGCCATAGACCTGGCCAAACCGGGAGACGTCATCGTCGTCGACGTGGGAGGAGGACCCATCGCGGTATGGGGAGAACTCGCCTCCAACTCCGCCATGAACATGGGTGTCAAAGGCATAGTGATCGATGGGGCGATAAGGGATATAGACGACATACAGAACCTCGGATTCCCCGCATTCGCCAGGAGCGCCGTCCCGTGTGCCGGGGAAGCGAAGGGCTACGGAGGGATCGGCGTGGAGATCACGGTCGGGGGACAGAGGGTCCGTACCGGCGACTGGATAATCGGCGACGAGAGCGGACTGATCGTAGTCCCCAAGGAAGAGGCCGTCGAGGTGGCCAACCGCGCCCTCGACGTCCATGAACACGAGACCCGCACCCGTGAGGAGATCAGGAGGGGCTCCACCCTCTCGAAGGTGAACGAACTCTCCAAGTGGGAACCCGTCAAATAAAACCGATAAAATATGGGGTCGGCCGGCAAGGCCGACCCGTCTTTTTGAATTTTTTTACTGGTAAGACAGTTTGGTGGAGGACGAATCCTCGTCGGGGGTGTAGGCGGGAACCGAACCCTTCGACATGGCGTCGGCGAGTATCTCGAGCCTTCTGATCCTCTCGTCGGTCGAGGGATGGGTGCTGAACATCCTGACCATGAAACCCTCCCTGCACGGATTGCTGATCCACATGTTGGCATGGGCCGTGTCGTTATAGTGGTTGTTGGGGTTGTTCATGCATCCGCTCTCCAATTTCCTGAGAGCGTTGGCGAGGTCGAGAGGTTTACCGGTGATCCTGGCACCGGTCTCGTCCGCCAGATACTCGCGGTTCCTGGAGACGGCCAACTGGAGTATGAGTCCGGCGATGGGGGCGAGGATCGCACACAGAACCGCTATCACCAACATGACCGCATTGTTGTCCCTGTCGCGGTCGCCGGCACCGAACATGGTCCCGTAAAAGAACATACGGGCCGCGTAGGTCAGGACGGACACCATGCAGGATGCGACGGACATGACCAATATGTCCCTGTTCTTGACGTGGGACATCTCGTGGCCGATGACACCTTCCAGCTCGTCGTCGCTGAGTATCCTGAGGATCCCTCTGGTGGCCACGACGGCGGCGTTCTTGGGATTCCTCCCGGTGGCGAATGCGTTAGGCATCGATACCTCGCTGATCCCCACCTCCGGCATGGGCAGACCCGCCTCGTTGGCGACCTTCTCCACGATGTTGTAGAGTTTCGGCTCCTCCTCACGTGTGACCAAATGGACACGGTTCGCAGCGAGAGCACTCTGCTTCGAGAAGAAGTATGAGAAGAAGCTCATCAGGACGGAGATCACAAGCATGATCCCGAACCCGAGGTATCCGTACCCGAAGAACCATCCGATCACGTATCCGATGGCGACCATGAACAGGGTCAGGATGACGAATATCGAAGCCGTTCTGAGACGATATGCTTTCACAAGATTGCCTCCTTTTTAATATCAATATCCTATGAATGAACTTCTATATAATTTATGAAGTTCACACCAGATTGAACTCTATGCTCTGACCGGCATAGAAGTCGTTGATCCCTTTGAGACCGAGCGTCACCCTCATCCTGTTTATCCCGTTGACCCCGGTGCAGTGATTGAGATACAGTCTCCTGCAGTCGACATCCTTGAGATATTGGGCGTAGAGGTCTGCGAGTTTGTCCTGTTTCTTCAGGATATGGAGTCCTCCGATCAATGCGGTCGGATACCTTCCGAACTTGGCCTTGACGGCCTCGAAGACATGGTCGAGACCTGGGTGGCAGCATCCGCTTATCAGAAGCGGGCCGGAAGACGAAGAGATCACAAGGAAGCTCTCCTCGCTGCCGTTATCCGTCAGCGGAGGGGACACGAACACATGGTCGCTTAATTGGACCCAGTCCGTTATGTCGTGTCTGACCGTCTTCCCGGTGAACTCCTCGGGCTCGAAGATGCCCGTAGGTCCGAATACGGTCTTCTTTCCGCCCCACGCCCCGGCGGGAGCGTAGATGTCTATGGGCTTCTCCCTGTCCTTGAGGAAACCGGCGAGACCTCCGAAGTGGTCAATGTGCCTGTGGGACACCACTATCTGATCTATGCTGTCTGGCTCTATATCCAACGAGGACAGGTTGTGCTCAAGATAACGCGGCCTGTGACCAAGACCGAATAGCGTACGCCTGCCGTCCGCTTCGACGAGGATGGACATCCCGATGGCTCCGATAAGGTTGGTGTTGGGCAGGGCCCCCTCGTCGTAGACCACGGTTATCTTGACTTTTTCCATAGGTGCGGGAAATATTTCCTAAGTAATAAACAAATGTCTCCATCAACGGCGATACAGAGAGTCGGGTATGTCCTTGCATATCCTGAAGACCGTCTCCTCGTCGGCTGTGCCAGACGCCAGCATCCATTTGACCTTGTTGGGGACGGTGGTGACTGACATTATCGCACTGGGCTTCGCGGGGTCGTCGATGTAGTCGGTCTCCAGCATGAACCTGTCGGTACCTTTGGAAAGGGCCTCCTTTATGTTCGTCTTGGATGCGGGCATGGAGGGCATCACCCCGTACGTCTCCCCGTCGGCGACGAACGGAGGCGACGAGTGCTTCACCACCAGCCCGGGGTCGAGACCTGCACTTCTGGCTATGTCCGAGAGACTGCGGTTGGTCTCCGTGGTCCCGGACTCGCAGTGTATGATCACCGGTACATCGTTCTCTTTGGCTATCTCCATCCCTCTCTTCAGGATCCTGTTGGAACTGTCCCATATGTCCTCGGGACAGTCGAAGTGCGGACGGCCGATCTCTCCGATGGCGACGGCCCTCCCTTCCTCCACCGCCTTCCCGGCCGCCTCCATGCCCTCCATCATGATGTCCTCGGCCTTCTCCAGACCGTATGCCTCGGCAAGACCTATGAGGAGGACGGGATAGGGCCCGACGGCGACGTTGATCTCCATGCCGGTGGCCTCCCTTGCCTTATGTGCCAGATCGAAGGTTATCTCATAAGATCTCGCAAAATCCGGACCGTCCTCTATATGCACTTCCGGGTAGGGGAGCGTCACCAGGGTCAACGCCGTCCCCCCGGCCGCCTTATAATCCCTGAGGGCGTCCACGTTCCTCCCGTGCGGGCTCATATGGATGTGGTTATCGTATACCGGAAGCGGGTCCATGCCCGATTAACGACCTACCTTTAATTAAACACCACGTGCATGGCAGACCGTATGGAACCTGCGAAGGGCGAGACCCCGGGAGATACGCTGTTGGATGCCAACAACCGTTTCCTTTTCAAGATGTTCAGACGGTACTACCGCTCGTTCAGACCGGAGATGCCGGACAGGTTCACCCGCAAGGAGTTCGGGTTCATCCCCTTCGGGAAGACGATGCAGAGGCATATGGCGTTCACCAGCCAAGACGACCTCAAGATCTTCATGGCAAGCAAAGTGCCAGCACATAGCTATTATTCGACATCCTACTATCGCTATCCCTCCAAACCGGTGATGGAGGACAAGGAGTGGATGGGTGCGGAACTCATCTTCGACCTCGATGCGGACCATCTTGCCGGGGCGGACGAGATGACGTATGCGGAGATGATGGTGCAGATCAGGAAGGAGATGATCGCCCTCTGCGACGACTATCTGTTCAGCGACCTGGGTTTCTCCGAGGACCAGGTCCACATATGCTTCTCCGGGGGCAGGGGGTACCACGCCCACATAAGGTCCAACGACATATTCACCCTGGGGACCCACGAGAGGAGGGAGCTGGTCGACTACATCTCCTGCACCGGCCTGAACCTCGACTGGGTATTCCCCGAGAAACCGTATGTGGCATCGGCCCGCGAACGCGGGGACGGGACGACGGTGTCCAATGTGCACACATACCGTCTGATACCCTCCGAGGAGGAGGGCGGATGGAAGCGTAAGATGAGGAGGGCCCTGGCGGAGATCTGCAAGGACATAGAGGAGAGCGACCCCAAGACGATAAAGAAAAAATACCCGTCCGTGAAGAGCAGCAACCCCACGCTCGCGAAGATGTCCGACCATTTGAGAAAATGTGAAAAGGACATGTTCCAGCGGAATTCCATGGCCGACCTGACCTCTACGGAACAGGAGATCCTCATGAAGTGCGCCGCAGACGCCGCACCGCTCATGTCGAGCGAGGTCGACAAACCCGTCACCCCCGACATCAAGAGACTGATCCGTCTCCCTGGGTCATTGCATGGGAAGACGGGTCTGCGCGTCTCCCACATAACCCGCCAACAGCTCACGGACTACGACCCTCTGCAGTATGCCGTACCGGACGTCTATACCGACGACCCGGTCAAGGTCACCATGAGGAAGGACATGGACTTGGACATCCTCGGAGAGCACCTCGTCCTGAAGGGGGAGACCGAGGTCCCCGAATATGCCGCCCCGTTCCTCATCGGAAGGAAATACGCCGACTGGGGATGGGCTAGCGAGAGAAGCGGCAGGCTGTTCGGGTGACATGCCCGCGCGGGTCTGCACAACCTTTATTTATTAATTATAAGTTGGTCTCGCCTAGGTAATCACAATGAAAGCATTCCTTGTTACCGGTTCCTTCGCGGACCCCAGGAAAGAACAGCCCTTCTCCATCGAGATGGCTGCAGAGGACGAAGCATCCGTCAGGGAGAAGACCCTCTCCACCATCGGAAGCAGGCACAAGATGAAGAGATGGCAGATCAAGATCGACAAGGTCGAAGAGATCCCCGCAGACAAGGTGGAGAGCCACCTCGTAAAGTACCAGATCGGTGCTTGAAAATGAACGACGAGGAGCTCCGTCAGGCAGCAAGGACCCTCGACAGCTACAACCAGCAGCTCGAGAACATCTCCCGCCAGATCAGACTTCTTCAGGCATCCAGGGACGAGACCGTCCGGGCCAGCAGGACCCTCGAGGCCCTGGCGGATGCCAAGGAAGGGGACGAGGTACTCATCCCGATCGGTGCATCCTCGTTCGTGACCGTCAAGGTCACAGACAAAAAAACAGCCGTCGTAGGCATCGGGAACAAGATATCCGTGGATAAGGAATACTCCGACGCCAAGGATTTCATGGACCGGAACTCCGCAGAGATCAGCGATGCCATCCAGAAGTCCGTAGCCGCCATGCAGGAGATCCAGCAGTACACCGAGGATCTCGCCGCAGCGGTTCAGGACGAGTACCGGAAGAGAAGAATGCAGCAGCAGGGCGTCCCCTCCCAGTGATGTGAAATGTTCGATTCCTTAAAAGCGAAGCTGAAAAGCATTTTCAAGAAAGGCAGCACGCTCGACGAGGAATCCGTCTACAAGAAAGAGGAGCCCAAACAGGAGCCTGTCGTCTCCCCGACAACGGAAAAGGAGACGGAGGTTCCTGAGCAGCAGACTGTCGAACCTCCGAAAGAGGTCAAGGCCGAGCCCGCTCGCAAAGAAGAACCGCTTCCTGTCAAAAAGGAGCCCGAACCGGAAGAGAAGCCTGCGAAACCCGTCAAAGGAAAGGGAAAGAGGTCTTCCCAGATGCTCAGCACGTCCTTGCTGGGCAAAAAGATCAAGGATGACCCCCTCGACGACATCCTCGACGAACTCGAGGTGATCCTTCTGGAATCGGACGTCGCATACGATGTCGTCCAGGAGATAATCCTCGGCGTCCGCAACAACCTCTCCGGGAAGAAATACAGCAGGGAATACTCCCTCGAGGAAGTGGTGGAGCTTGCTGTCAAAGAATCCGTCGGAGATGTCCTCCAGGTGAACGAATTCGATTTCGATGCATGGATCGAGCAACAGAAGAGGCCGACCATCATCATGTTCGTCGGGATCAACGGGACCGGTAAGACAACGGCTATCGCTAAGATAGCAAACAGGCTCAAGGGCGAAGGGAAAAGCGTCGTTCTGGCGGCCTGCGATACTTTCAGAGCCGGAGCGATAGAACAGCTCACGGTCCATGCCGACAGACTCGACATAAAGATCGTCAAATCTCAGCAGGAGGCCGACCCGGCATCCGTCGCATACGATGCCATCGAACATGCCCGCTCCAAGATGAGGGACGTCGTTCTCATAGACACCGCAGGAAGGATGCAGACGAACAACAACCTCATCGCCGAGATGAAGAAGATCGCCAAAGTCGCCAAACCCGACCTGAAGATCTTCGTCGGCGATGCATTGGCCGGAAACGATGCTATCGAGCAGGCCAAGGTTTTCGACGAGGCCATCGGAGTCGACGCCATAATCCTAACGAAGATCGATACCGATGCGAAGGGCGGTGCCGCACTATCCATCGCAAAGACCATCGGAAAACCCATCGCATTCGTCTGCGACGGTCAGGAATATGAGGATATCTCGAAATTCGATGCAGATTGGATGCTCGAGAGACTCTTCGACCAAGCCGAGGCTTGAATAAATAAAGGGGGCTGTTAAGCCCCGGTTTTTGTTTAATTCCTATCTTTATGGCGTTGCCATAGGAACATGATTAGTATACATGCCACAGGCAGTATCGCTCCGGGAAGGTTTCCAAGTGCCCAATATGCAAGTATGAGCGCAATGACGCCTATGATGCCGAACTTCTTCAGAATCGCTCCGCCACCGAAAACGATCATGAAGAGCAACATGAAGCCCAACATGATCAGGGTCACTATGAGCGAGGACGAGAACCACATGAAAGCGTTATCCCCGACTGCGTCCTCCACGATTGGCTGGATGTAATGATTGCAGACCACGGGGATGACTACTACGAGGATCAAGGTGAATATGAAACCACCCAGAAACGAAGTCAGTATCCCATGGCCTTCCGATCCCTTCTTTTTGACCATGATATACGCATGCATACGCGCATTTAATTAATTGACCCGGTCAATTTACATTATCCCCATTCCATCTATTCACACAGATGTTGTAGAACAATGTGGCGAATACCTTCGCATCGGTGATCAGGTTATCGAGTTCCACATACTCGTTGGGTCCGTGAAGGGTCCCTCCTCCGCACTCCCACACGTAGGCATCATATCCCTTGAGCCTGAAAAAGTTGGCACATGTGGCACCTCCGACCGCTACCGCTTTGGGTCTGTGACGGGTGACCGACTCCACTGCGGAACAGAGAGCCTTGTATGTATCCGATTCCTGGGAGGACGGCCCGCCGGATATGTGCCTCTGGATCTCCCTGACCTCGATGTATGCGTTTGTCGACTTGATGTGTTTGGCCACGACCTCCTTGGCCACCTCGTACACCTCGTCCACGTTGTACTTCGGAACGACACGGATGTCCATACAGAAGGACCATGACCCCGGTATGGTATTGACGTTAAGGACCGTAGCAGAAGCTTTCGTAGGTTCGAAACTGGACCTCGGAGGCATGAAGAGCGGATCCTCGTATCCGAACTTCTTGTTGAACGTGTTGACGAGATCCGTGATGAGTGCGGTACCGACCTTGAACGCATTGACCCCTTTATCGGGGGTCGAAGCATGTACGGATCTCCCGGTGACCTCGAACTGCAGCCATATGAGACTCTTCTCGTTGACTTCGATATATCTTCCTTCGGGACTTCCCCAATCAGGGACGAGGAATATGTCGTCGGCCGAAAAATATCCGTGGTCTATGAGGTAGACAACGCCGTATTCGCTCGCCATCTCCTCGTCCGCCACGAGTGCTATGCCTATGGACTTCCCCTCCAACTTCCCCTTCTCTATGAATTTCGTGGCGAAGATCGATGAGATCACGGACTGGCCGTTGTCCTCCGTTCCGCGGCCGTAGACCCTCCCGTCCCTATAGACGCCTTTGAATGGATCGGTCTTCCAATCGTCCAGATTGCCTGCGGGCACGGTATCTATGTGGGCGATTATCCAGACGGTCCCCTTGTCCTTGCCGTTCTTCCTGGCCAGGATATTGGACCTCAGGATCTTCGAATCCGACTTGTCTGGCACATCTACCCTTTCGATGGAATCGAAGCCGTCAAGACAGGTCATGAGGAAATCGGCGCGCTCAGCCTCACCGTTCCCTCCCGCCGCAGGGGATATGGACGGTATGGAGACCATCTCGCACATCATCTTGGCAATATCCTCGCGGGAACCGTCTATACTGTCCAGAATACCCCTTAGGTCCATGTGCGGGATAACGTCGGAAATCCGTATTAAGTATTTGTGAAAAATAACGGGCCCCGTCTTCCGACGGGACCCTGATGATGTTTACTCGCGGCGCACGATCATGGTGACGGCGTTACCACCGCCGAGACAGAGGGTGGCGCAGCCGACGTCCTTCTGCCTGTCCTGCATGGCGTACAAGAGGGTGGTCAGAACACGGGCGCCGGAGCATCCGATCGGATGTCCCAGAGCGACCGCTCCTCCATTGACGTTGAATATCTCGTCGGGGACGTTGAGTGCCTTCTTGACCGCACAGGATGCGGATGCGAAAGCCTCGTTGTGCTCGAAGAGGTCGATGTCGTCGATGGTCATTCCGGCCTTCTTGAGGACGTGCTCGGTGGTGGGGATGGGGGCCTCCATGATCCTCTCGGGGAGGACGCCTCTCTCGCCGTAGGAGACGATGGATGCCATCGGCTTGATGCCGTGCTCCTCCGCCCAGCTTCTGGATGTCACCACGAGGGCGGAAGCACCGTCGGAGAGCTGCGAGGAGTTCCCGGCGGTGACGATACCGTCCTTCTTGAAAACAGGCTTCAGTTTCCCGAGGGATTCCATGGAGGAATCCTCGCGGATACCCTCGTCCTTGTCGAACACGATGTCGCCCTTCTTGCTGGATATCGTGTAAGGGACGATCTCTTTGTCGAATTTGCCGGCGGCCTGCGCCTTGTGGGCCTTCTGGTGGCTCTCCACGGAGAGCTGGTCGGCGTCCTCGCGGGTGACGTCGAACCTTTCGGCGACGATCTCCCCGGTGAATCCCATGTGCTGGTTGTTGAATATGTCCCAGAGTCCGTCGTGGACCATGGAGTCGACGACGGTCTGGTCGTTCATCCTGTATCCCCATCTGGCACCGTTCATGATGTAGGGGGCGTTGCTCATGCTCTCCATACCTCCGACGGCAAGGACGTTGTACTCGCCGGCCTTGATGGCATCGGCTGCAAGCATGACGGATTTGAGTGCGGAACCGCAGACGGCGTTTACGGTGAACGAACCGATCTCCACGGGGAGTCCTGCTCCGATGGCGGCCTGCCTTGCAGGGTTCTGTCCGAGACCTGCGGAGAGGACGTTACCCATTATGCACTCCTCTATATCCGTGGGCTGTACCCCGGCCCTCTTGACCGCTTCCTTGACGACGTGTGCACCGAGGTCGGTGGCCTTTATGCCGTTGAGGGTCTTTCCGTATTTTCCGATCGCTGTCCTGCATGCGCTTATGATTACTGCCTCTTCCATGGGGAACCCTTCTGATATTGGTCCCGATTCGCAGAGCAGAGTATATAATGGTGTCGTTTATGGATTACGGCAATCAACGAACTCTACAGGCTGTATCTCCCCCATCCTCTTCAATGGCTTGGAAAGGTGTCTCCTTGCTGCCGTAGGCGGCTCATACCATCCGGGCACCACCCACCTGATGCATTTCCTGACCACCGGATCGTCCGATCTGGTACCGCATCTCTTACAGCGATATCCCTGCCCTTTACCGACCGACGACATGGTCCTTCCACATGAAGGACAGACGGGATTGGATACCTTCTCGAACTCATCGACAGTCTTCAGGACGTGCATCTTCTCGATGTTGAGGGTACGGGGACTGTCCCTCAGCTCGCCCATGACCTCTATCTCGTCCCCCTTAACCAGCCAATCCAATGCGCGCCTGAACTCACGGGAGGGTTCGTATGCTCCGCATACCACGTCGCCGAGATCCGTGGAAAGGGTCACGAAAGTATGTCCTCCGCGGATGCGTTCGACGGAGACGACCGTTCCCTTGATGAGATAGGAACTGTTCGGTATGAACTCCTCCGGAGAGAATTCTGTTATGATGTGGTCGTCGGTACCCTGATTGGTCTGGAAGACCACCCATCTGCTTTGTGGTTCCGTCTTGATAATATCATGTCCTCTTATCAGATCTGGCACATCGTCTCCTCTGAATCCATACATGACCGGACACGGCGTCCCGGGCACCATCGCGACCTTACGGAACCGGTCCTCCCAACTGTTGAACGAAGTGGAAATTTCGTGGTCCGCTTTCTCGATGGATCCAGGGTCGAAAACCCTCTCGGTCCCCCATCTCTCCTGCGGCCTGTAGGCAAGCAGCTCGTATGTGAAATCCTTAGGCACCCAGGCCATCCCGCAGATACATCCGATAAGTCCTCTGCCGCATCCGAGGACGAACGTCTTGGCACCTATCCTGTCGATCTCGGCCTCTATGTCCGAGCGTTTCATGACCTTCCTCACGCCTCTGAGATAAAAGTCGTAGGACGGTCTCGTGCGGCTTACGACGATCCCCGGATCGGAATCCACTGGGTCATGGAACCTTTCCACCAGCGGGACTATCTTTTCCAGGATGGAATCTTCATCAGGTTCCCAATCGTCCTGTTCTTCGAAACAGAACAGGTCCTTCCCGGATATCTGTCCGATGAAGGTCTTGTTACCCACTCCCCTTCCGAATCTCATGACCAGGGAACCGTTCCCTCTGGTCTTCCAAGGGATCGCCGGATTCAGACGGACGAGTCTGGGGAACCCTATCAGATCGAGATCGCCGTCTATTACGAGCTCGCGGATTATCTCTGTGGCGAGATAGGTCGTGCAGTTACCCCTCATGGAATCCGTATCGTCCGCGGCTACGAACATGGATGCACCGATGAGGCTGCGATTATGATAATTTTGTCATGGAATCTGTGAAAAACATCGTTCCGTCATCGGACCAGTTTCCGGATATCTCATAGACAGAACCTTCTTCGGGTTCCGAACGCGA
The nucleotide sequence above comes from Candidatus Methanomethylophilus alvi Mx1201. Encoded proteins:
- a CDS encoding thiolase family protein, producing the protein MEEAVIISACRTAIGKYGKTLNGIKATDLGAHVVKEAVKRAGVQPTDIEECIMGNVLSAGLGQNPARQAAIGAGLPVEIGSFTVNAVCGSALKSVMLAADAIKAGEYNVLAVGGMESMSNAPYIMNGARWGYRMNDQTVVDSMVHDGLWDIFNNQHMGFTGEIVAERFDVTREDADQLSVESHQKAHKAQAAGKFDKEIVPYTISSKKGDIVFDKDEGIREDSSMESLGKLKPVFKKDGIVTAGNSSQLSDGASALVVTSRSWAEEHGIKPMASIVSYGERGVLPERIMEAPIPTTEHVLKKAGMTIDDIDLFEHNEAFASASCAVKKALNVPDEIFNVNGGAVALGHPIGCSGARVLTTLLYAMQDRQKDVGCATLCLGGGNAVTMIVRRE
- a CDS encoding tRNA(Ile)(2)-agmatinylcytidine synthase, which codes for MFVAADDTDSMRGNCTTYLATEIIRELVIDGDLDLIGFPRLVRLNPAIPWKTRGNGSLVMRFGRGVGNKTFIGQISGKDLFCFEEQDDWEPDEDSILEKIVPLVERFHDPVDSDPGIVVSRTRPSYDFYLRGVRKVMKRSDIEAEIDRIGAKTFVLGCGRGLIGCICGMAWVPKDFTYELLAYRPQERWGTERVFDPGSIEKADHEISTSFNSWEDRFRKVAMVPGTPCPVMYGFRGDDVPDLIRGHDIIKTEPQSRWVVFQTNQGTDDHIITEFSPEEFIPNSSYLIKGTVVSVERIRGGHTFVTLSTDLGDVVCGAYEPSREFRRALDWLVKGDEIEVMGELRDSPRTLNIEKMHVLKTVDEFEKVSNPVCPSCGRTMSSVGKGQGYRCKRCGTRSDDPVVRKCIRWVVPGWYEPPTAARRHLSKPLKRMGEIQPVEFVDCRNP